CGCCGCCTGTGCCGAACTGCGCGCCCGGGGCCTGCGCCTGCTCTACAACACCCCGAAGCGGGGCACGGCCGGTTCCCGGGTCAACTTCGTCTTCCCCACCGACGCGGGCGGCGTGCTCCTGGAACTCGTCGAACCCGCCGGGATCTGACCCGATGCGGAACCCGATCCCACCGGCCCCCACCGGGCACACCCCCCACCGTACGGAAGGACGTTTATGACCACGGCACCCGTGCTGTGCGGGCTGGGGACCTGGCTGCCCCCACGCGCCGTCAGCAACGAGGACCTCACCACGGAGCTCGACACCTCGGACGAGTGGATCCGCTCGCGCACCGGTATCGGTGTGCGGCACATCGCCGATCCCGGCACCGCCACCTCGGACCTCGCCGTCGAGGCCGGGCGGCGGGCGCTGAAGTCCGCCGGTGTCGAGAAAGTGGACGCCGTGGTCCTGGCGACCACCACCCCGGACCAGCCCTGCCCGGCGACCGCGCCCCTGGTGGCCGCGCAGCTCGGGCTTGGCCAGGTGCCCGCGTTCGACGTGGGCGCGGTGTGCACCGGTTTCCTGTACGCGACGACCGCGGCCAGCGGTCTGATCGCGCTCGGCTCGGCGCGCACCGTCCTGGTGATCGGCTCCGACGTGTACTCGCGCATCCTCGACCCCACGGACCGCTCGACCCGGGTGATCTTCGGGGACGGGGCCGGGGCCGTGGTGCTGCGGGCGGGCGAGCCGGACGAGCCCGGTGCGCTCGGCCGGGCCCAGCTCGGCAGCGACGGCACCGGAGCCGATCTGGTGTCCATCCGCTCCGGCGGCTCGCGCGAGCCGCTGCGCGCGGAGAACGCCGCCGAGGCGGACCCGTACTTCCGGATGAACGGCAAGTCGGTGTTCCGCAACGCCGTCGAGCGGATGGCCGACACCTCCCGTGCGGTCGCCCAGGAGGCGGGCTGGGCCGTCGACGACATCGATCACCTGGTGGCGCACCAGGCCAACCTGCGCATCCTGCGTGCGGTGGCCGACCGCTTGAAGCTGCCTCACGAACGCTGCCCCGTCCATCTGGACCGGGTCGGCAACACCGCCGCGGCCTCGCTCCCGCTGGCCCTC
This is a stretch of genomic DNA from Streptomyces sp. NA04227. It encodes these proteins:
- a CDS encoding beta-ketoacyl-ACP synthase III, with the translated sequence MTTAPVLCGLGTWLPPRAVSNEDLTTELDTSDEWIRSRTGIGVRHIADPGTATSDLAVEAGRRALKSAGVEKVDAVVLATTTPDQPCPATAPLVAAQLGLGQVPAFDVGAVCTGFLYATTAASGLIALGSARTVLVIGSDVYSRILDPTDRSTRVIFGDGAGAVVLRAGEPDEPGALGRAQLGSDGTGADLVSIRSGGSREPLRAENAAEADPYFRMNGKSVFRNAVERMADTSRAVAQEAGWAVDDIDHLVAHQANLRILRAVADRLKLPHERCPVHLDRVGNTAAASLPLALADAVESGRLRPGDRTVLTAFGGGLTWGACALRWPEIHPY